The following are from one region of the Osmerus mordax isolate fOsmMor3 chromosome 1, fOsmMor3.pri, whole genome shotgun sequence genome:
- the LOC136941580 gene encoding adenosine receptor A1, with the protein MSSSPGIELREHVDLMYISMETAIALASVVGNVLVVLVVCVNRALRDTTFCFIVSLAVADIAVGALVIPLAVVVSLGLRTQFYTCLFLSCLILIITQSSILSLLAIAIDRFLRVKIPTRYSIIVTQTRAWVAVCLCWLLSALTGLVPMLGWHNQEPLGNLSASGHIVCQFTNVMRMDYMVYFNFFGWVVVPLSVMIGLYAEIFRAIRRQLNLRAEATCDTSKYYRKELKLAKSLALVVALFAVCWLPLHVMNCVTFFCPECNMPKMAVYVGIFMSHVNSALNPLVYAFRIQRFRATLIQIARRCMLCKTAEATPCPTNPPALMEKSAANL; encoded by the exons ATGTCATCCTCTCCTGGAATTGAGCTTCGTGAGCATGTGGACCTGATGTACATCTCCATGGAGACGGCCATCGCCCTGGCTTCGGTTGTTGGGAACGTCCTGGTGgtcctggtggtgtgtgtgaaccgGGCCCTGCGTGACACCACCTTCTGCTTCATCGTGTCTTTGGCTGTGGCTGACATCGCCGTGGGAGCCCTGGTCATCCCGCTGGCCGTGGTGGTCAGCCTGGGGCTCAGGACCCAGTTCTAcacctgcctcttcctctcttgcctcatcctcatcatcacacAGAGCTCCATCCTGTCCCTGCTGGCCATCGCCATCGACCGCTTCCTCAGGGTCAAGATTCCCACCAG GTACAGCATCATCGTGACACAGACGAGGGCCTGGGTGgcggtgtgtctgtgctggttgcTCTCTGCCCTCACCGGCCTGGTGCCCATGCTGGGCTGGCACAACCAGGAGCCCCTGGGTAACCTTAGCGCCAGCGGCCACATCGTCTGCCAGTTCACCAACGTCATGCGCATGGACTACATGGTGTATTTCAACTTCTTCGGCTGGGTGGTGGTTCCGCTGAGTGTAATGATCGGCCTCTACGCCGAGATCTTCAGGGCCATCCGTCGCCAGCTAAACCTTCGAGCCGAAGCCACCTGCGACACCAGCAAGTACTACCGCAAGGAGCTGAAACTGGCCAAGTCCCTGGCGCTGGTGGTCGCTCTTTTTGCCGTCTGCTGGCTCCCGCTGCACGTCATGAACTGCGTCACGTTCTTCTGCCCCGAGTGCAACATGCCCAAGATGGCCGTGTACGTTGGGATCTTCATGTCGCACGTCAACTCCGCCCTCAACCCGCTGGTCTACGCTTTCAGGATCCAACGGTTCCGAGCCACGCTGATCCAGATTGCGCGCCGCTGCATGCTGTGCAAGACCGCCGAGGCCACGCCCTGCCCGACCAATCCGCCGGCACTCATGGAGAAATCAGCCGCCAACTTATAG